The genomic interval GATAGCGGTCGCTCGCGTGCATGGTCACGACGCGGTGCTTGACGGCTTCGAGCAGCGCGATCGGGTCGTCGCCGGCGACGATGGCGTTCGACGGATCGTAGTTGATCCCGAAAAAGGGATGCGTCCCAATGGCGTCCACCAACTCCAGGAAGACGTCTGCTTTCTGGGCGAATTCGGGATGGGTCCAGTAGCCGTCTTTGTAATGGTTTTCCAGGATGAGGGTGACGCCATGCCGCTCGGCATCGGGCAGCGCCTCATGGATGCACTCCGCGACCCACTGGATGCCCGTCTCGCGCGAGACCTCCGGCCGGCGCTGGCCGGACAGGACCCGGCAGTAGGGTCCGCCCAGCCGGGCGGTCGCCTCGATGGCGGCCCGCTGTTTCGCGACTTCCTCCTGCCGCTCCGCGCGGGTCGGACGCGTGTAGTCGGGCGAGAAACACATCATCGGGATGTGCCGTCCCGCATCCTCGACGCGCCGCCGGATCCGGTCGAGTTCGGCGGGATCCTGCCAGGGCGTGAAGCCCCAGTAGAATTCGTAGCCGTCGACGTCCAGCGTGCCGGCGAGGTCCAGCCAGGCGTCGACCGTCATTTCGCCGGTCACACAGAGCTGGTCGAGGAAGCATTTGGGGAATACAGCAAGCGGCATAGCGTTAGCGCAATTCGTAACTGATGTTACTCACCATGGTCTCAGGTCTTCCGATGCAGGATATTGGGATGCAGGATACTGGGATGCAGGATACTGGGATGCAGGATACTGGGATGCAGGATATACTGGGATGCAGGATACTGGGATGCAGGATACTGGGATGCAGGATCACGATTTAACGCACGGTTTTTCGGTAAACATCTTGCATCCCGTATCCCGTATCCCACTTCCCATATCCCGGGATCGCCTCGCTCACGTGCGCGACACCTGGAAGGTAGTATCACAACCCCGGTTTGAGCACCGCCTTCACATAGCTGCCGTCGAGCATGTGCGAGAAGCAGTCGTGCCAGTCTTCGAGGGGGGCCACCTTACTGATGACCGGATCGAGGTTGATGAGCCCGGTGTCGAGCAGGCGGATGACGCGCTCCCAGACGGGCCAGTTGTGGGAGAAGGATCCCTGGAGGGTGACGTTTTTCTGGACGAGCGGGTCCAGGTTGAAGCCGAGCGGTTTCGGGCCCCAGCCGACCTTGGTCACCTGGCCGGCCGGCCGCACCGCGTCGATGGCCAGTTTCAGCGTGTCCGACACGCCGGCGGCGTCCACCACGATGTCCGCGCCGAAGCCGTCGGTGCGATCGCGCACCTGTTCGAGCACCCGCTCGGTCAGCACCTCGTCCACGCCGAGCTGCCGCCCGACGCCGAGCCGGTGCGCGTCCGCGGCGAGGCCGGCGAGCAGCACGATGGCGCCGTTGAGCTTCGCCATCGCGGCGCATAGCAGCCCGATCGGGCCGGGGCCGATGACGAGCACGATGTCGCCCGGACGGATCCGGGTGTTCATGCACATCGCGTTGTAGGCCACGCAGCACGGTTCGGTGAGGGCCGCCTTGTCGAAGGGGAGGGTGTCCGGCACGGCATGCAGGCAGCGCTCCGGGACGCGGACGTAGGGCGCCATGGCGCCGTCGACGCCATAGCCGAAGCCCTTGCGCGAGGGGTCCAGGTTATACAGCCCGCTGCGTGTGAACGGGGAATACAGATCGATCACGGCGGCCGTCTCGCTCACGACCCGGTCGCCTTCCTTGAAGCGCCGGACGTTGTTGCCGGCCCGGGCGATGACGCCGCCGAACTCGTGCCCCAGGATGCAGGGGTAGTTGACCGGCCAGCTGTGCGTGCCATGCCACTGGTGCAGATCGCTGCCGCACACGCCGACGGACTCGACCCGGAGCAGGACGTCCTCCGATTCGATGGTGGGCACCGGAACTTCACGCAACGCCACACTGCCCGAGGCGGCGGCGAAGTTGACGAGGGCGGGCATGGATGCAGTCATAACGTTGGGGATTCGAATAACGCGAGGCGGAAGGGGGCACGGCCGGCTGAACGGGCGCGGGATGCCCGATTTTTCAGAAAGCGCCTGGTGTCCGTCGATGCGGATGTCCGGCGGCGCAACGGCACGTGCGTGCGATCAGCACGATAATAGGACGTTCTCCACGAAAATCCATCACCCGGAATCCCGCATCCAGGGCCATCGCATGCTCTTCAAACGTGAGCATCTCCCATACGCTTCTCACGGCCACGGCGAGAATGCGATGGCCCTGATCCCGCATCGTATCCCGGATCCATCGCCCGGCATCCGATCCTCCCGGACTATCCTTTACGTTTCACGGCGACATCGCCGTAGGCATGCACGCGATCACAGATTTCGCGGAGCACGCCTTCGAGGTCGCCGTCGGCGGTTTTGAAGGCATGCGCGTCGATGGCGAGCGGGGCGCCGATCACGACCAGCGGGGCGCCGTATTCGGGGGTGCGGATGGCCTGCTCGATGGTGAGGCCGCCGACGGCCTGAACCGGCACCGACACGGCATCCACGATGGCGCGGAGGTCGTCCAGCGGCGAAGGGGCATGGAGCCCGCGCTCGCGTCGGAGGGTGCGGTAGTCGAACCCGATGTGATGTATCACATAGTCGCAGCCGAGGTCTTCCAGGATGCGCGCGCCCTCGACCGGGTCGGGCATGCACATGTTGTCGCCCATGACCTCGATGCCGAGGTCGCGCCCGGCCTTAACAACCAGCTCAATGGTTTCGGCGTGCGCGACGCCCATGACGACGACGTGCGTGGCGCCGGCCTTCGCCATGAGCTCGGCTTCGAGCCATCCCCCGTCCATTGTCTTGAGGTCGGCGACGATGGGTACATCCGGATACCGCTCACGCAGCGCGCGCACGCCGTTCATGCCCTCCGCGATGATGAGGGGCGTTCCCACCTCCAGCCAGTCCACGCCGGCGCGCAGGGCCAGGTCGGCGGTTTCGAGCGCTTCCGGGATGGTCGTGAGGTCGAGCGAAATCTGGATAACGGGATTCATGTCGAAATGGTGTCAATATGTGACGGAAACATGGAAAAAGTAGGACGGTAAGAAAACACATTCGTAACTTTCAATTCTCTTCGGCCATCCTATTTTGGATCCGCGCACAGCAGCAATTCCTGACGCGCACCAGTCCAATGTCCCCTGGATGGAAATTCTATTGAAGGCATCGTGCGGATGCGTCGCGATACGGTCCGCCGGCGGTCACATCTCTACCGATCGGTGATCATCGCCGCGCCTATCCGTCCAGTGTTTTCTTCAGGCTGATCTTTTTTTGTTTTCTCTATCGGGTAGTTCTGGCCCTTCCGCTACCCTCAGGCGATAGCGCATGGAGTATATCGATGCACTCGACACGGCCCTGGTGCCGCCGCTCGACGACGCGAAGACGTCGACGCTGCGCATTCAGCTGGCTGTGATCAAGGCGGAACGCGACGCGCTGGCGGAGCGGTGCGACTTTCTCGAGCAGATGGTCGACCGCAAGCTGAACATGCGCGGCGGCCTCTGGCGGGCTATCGTGGACTCGGTGCCCACGGCGCTTGCGATCACGGACGCGCACTTCCGCATCATCCTCTGCAATCCCGGTTTTTCCGCGCTCTTCGGCCCCGACGAGGCGGCCGTCCGCGGCGCCGTGTTCTCCAAGTTCATGAACGACGGCGAACTCTTCAACGAGGCGGAGGCGGTGGGGCGCGGCACCCGGCACACGGTGTGGTCGCTGCGGCGCAAGGACGATACGCTGTTTCTGGGCGCCGTGCAATGTACGCCGCTGTACGACCCCGAACAGGCCCTGCTCGGGTTTCTCATCACCGTGCGCGATCTCACCGAGGAGGAGTCGGCCGGCGCGAGCCAGCCGGCGCAGCAGCCGGCGCTCCCGTTCCTGAACGACCGTTCGCCCGTCCTGATGTTCGCGGTGGACGCCGACGCGCGGGTCGTCAGCGCGAGCGACGCCTGGCTCGAGAAGCTGGGCTGCAAGCGCGAGGAAGTGATCGGACAGCTCGCGTCCAACTACCTCACGCGGGCTTCGCGCCTCTATCTCGCCGAGGCGCTGAAGAGCCGGCTCAAGGAAGAGGCGCTCTGGAAAAATGTCGAGACCCAGTTCGTGAAGAAGACGGGTGAGGTGATCGATGTGGTGCTGTGCGCCACGCGCGAGAGCCAGCCCCCCGACCGCGACGACCGCATCGTATTCGTGTTGCAGGACATCACCGAGCAGAAGCGCGCGGAGCAGGCCCTGATGGCCCGCACGCTCGAGTTCGAGACCCTGACCGATTACATCCCCGTGCAGATCTTTCGGATGGATCGGCAATACCGGTACCTCTTCGTCAACCGCGCCCTGCTCGAGGCGTCGTCGGCGACCCCGGAGTTGTTTATCGGCAAGACGGTGGATGAGCGCGGATTCCCGCCGGCCATCGCCGAGCGCTGGAAGCAGCAGATGGAGCTGGTTTTTAACGGCGGGGAAGCCCTCGAATTCGAGTTCGATTACGCCACCCCGAAAGGGCACCGCTTCTTCCGGACGCTCATCGTGCCCGAGAAGAAGCTGCAGGGGCGCGTCCGCACGATCATCGGCATCATGCGCGATGTCACCGAAGAGCGGCGGGCAAGCGAGCAGCTGAAGCAGAGCGAGGCCAACCTGAAGCTGGCGCAGGAACTCGCGCAGCTCGGCAGCTACGATGTCGATCTCGCCGATCCGTCCTCCAACTACATGTCCGAGGAAATCTACCGCATCGTGGGGGTGGATCCGGAGCAAGAGGAGTTGACGACCGACCGCTTCCTGAAACAGCTCGTGTACCGGCCGGACCGGCATCTGGTCTCGCGCGCGATACGTCAGGCGGTGGCGACCGGCTCCTATTTCCAGCTGGAATACCGCATCGTGCGGCTGGATGGGTCGATCCGGCACGTCCAGAGCCGGGGAACGGTGATTACCGATACCCTCCGGGGCACGCGGCGTCTCGTGGGCACCCTGCTCGATATCACCGAACGCGTCGAGGCCGAAAAGACGACGCTCAACATCAAGGAGAAGCTGCTCTACCAGCAGGAGCACGCGCGGGCGCTGGCCGAGGAGGAACTGGAGAAGGTGAAGGACGAACTCGTCCGCAAGACGCGCCTCGCCGCCGTCGGCCAGGTGGCGGCCAGCATCGCGCACGAGCTGCGCAACCCGCTCGGCGCCATCCGGAATGCCGCGTTCATGATGGAGCGCCGTTCGAACACGCTCGACCGGCGGCTCGTCGAGTACCTCGAGATCATCCAGCGCGCGTCGTCGATCGGGGGTCAGATCATCAGCGATCTGCTCAACATGACGCGCAACAAGCCGCCGTCGAAAAAACACCTCGACCTGTGCCACGAGGTACAGACCGCCCGCGACCGCTTCGCCGAGTATCCGCGCATCCGGTTCGTGGACGCCATCGGCCGGCAGCCGTACCCCCTTTTGGCCGACCCGGGGCAGCTCCAGCAGGTGCTCCAGAACCTCTTCACCAACGCCGTCGAGGCCATGGACGGCGAAGGGACCATCGTGATCAGCGCGGAGCAGGCCGACGGCATGGATCGGATCGTCATCTGCGACGAAGGGCCGGGCATCTCCGACGAAATGAAGTCCCTGATTTTTGAGCCCCTCTTCACCACGAAAGCGTCCGGCACCGGGCTCGGTCTGTCGATCTGCAAGCAAATCATCGAGCAGCACGGCGGACAGATCATCGTGGACACCGATGGCCGCTGCGGGAGCCGCTTCATCGTCTGCCTCCCCTGTCTGGCTATACAGCCATCCCATTCCTTCACCGAGTTCGAGAGCAGTCATGCCTGAGAAGTCAACCGCGAGCGTGGCACACAGCCCCCGGATCCTGATCGTAGAGGACAATGAGGCCCAGCGCCGTCTTCTGCGCGATATCATCACCGAGGAAGGGTTTGACGCCGTGTCGTACGAGCTTGCCGGCCTGGCGCTCGAGGCGGTCCGGCCGGATACCTACGCGGTGGCGGTGGTCGATATCCGCCTGCCGGACATGGACGGCATCGAGGTCGTACGCCAGCTGCATCAGATCGACGACAAGATCCGGATCATCGTCCACACCGGTTTTGGAACGTTCGAATCCGCGCGCGACGCGGTCAACTACGGCGCCTTCGCCTACGTCGAGAAACTCGGCGATCCCCGGGTGCTCATCGGGCACATCCACCGGGGCATCAAGGAATGGATGGGCGACGCGCTCGAGGCGAGCCAGGAACGCTTCCGCTCGGTGCTCGACGCCGTGCCCGATCTGCTGTTCATCCTCGACATGAACGGGCGGTGTCTGGAGGCCTTCGTCCCGGAAAATACGAGCGAACTCTGGCCGGCATTCCCGCAGGCCGGTCTGCATGTCACCGACGGGCTGAGCGAGGAGGACTGGTTGCGCTGGAGCAAGGTGATGGGCGACGCCATCGCGAGCGGAACGCCGCAGACCATCGACTACGAGACCAGCGTGAACGGGGTGGCCCAGTGGTATTCGGCGCGCGTCGTGCGGATGCGCGTCGGGCGGGAGGACTGCACCCTCTGGGTCAGCCGGAACGTCAGCGTCAAGAAACAGGCCGAGATCGAACTCATCAGCGCGAAGGAAAAGGCGGAAGAAATGAACCGGCTGACGTCGGCTTTCCTGACGAGCATGAGTCATGAAATCCGCACGCCGCTGACCAGCATCCTCGGCTTCGCTTCCCTGATCGCCGAGGAAGTGGACGAGGAGCAGCGCGAACTCGCGCAGCTGATCCGATCGAGTGGAAAACGACTGCTCGACACGCTCAACTCGGTGCTCGATCTGTCGCTGCTCGAGGCCGGCAAGTTCGAACTCGCGTTCAACGAGGTCGAACTCTGCGCCGAAGTGCGCGAGAAGGTCAAATTGCTCCAGCCCATCGCGATGGAAAAAGGGCTGACCCTCACCTTCGCCGCGCCGAACGGGACCTGCAAGAGCCGGCTCGACCGGAGCTGCCTGGATCGCATCCTGAACAATCTGATCGGCAATGCCCTGAAGTTCACCCACGAAGGGACCGTCCAGGTGGAAGTGCACCCGGCCGGCGACGAGGTGGAGCTGCGCATACGCGACACCGGCATCGGTATCAGCCCGAACTTCAAACCGTACCTGTTCGAGGAGTTCAAACAGGAAAGCTCGGGGCTTGCGCGGCTCTACGAGGGCAGCGGCATCGGGCTTGCCATCACGAAACGGCTGGTGGATATGATGGACGGGCGCGTCGAGGTGGATAGTGAAAAGGGCCGCGGCACGACGTTTCGCCTGTATTTCCCGGTCATTCAGGATACCCGGCCCGCGCGGCGCCTCGCCGCTCCGGTAGAAAAACACGCGCTAGCGCAGGCCGTGATGGGGTCGAAGGTTCTTTTTGTCGAGGACGATCCGAACGCGCAGCGTTTCCTCAAGCTTTTGCTGCAGAAACAGCTCGATCTGGAAGTGGCGCCCGACGAGGAGATGGCGCTCACGCTGGCCCGGCGCCGGCAATACGATCTCGTGTTTCTGGATATCAATCTGGGCAAAAAACGCACGGGGGTGGACGTCATGCGGTCGCTTCGCGAATTGCCGGGCTACGTGCATACCCCCATCATCGCGATGACCGCCTACGCGCTCCCGCAGGATCGGCAGCGGTTCCTGGACGAGCGGTTCACCGACTACATTAGCAAGCCGTTCACCAAAAACCAGATTCTGGAGGTGATCGAGCGGCTCCTCGTTACGCAATCGTGATACTGGCACACGATTTGTTATTTCATAGTTTTCGAAAATACCGCACGTGCGACCGGGCACCCTGAACGGCTCGCGCGGCTTTTAAATAGATTGGATTGATCATTCCTGCCATCAGCGGAGCTTTCTATGAAGGCCCCGCTGATGGCATTTTTGTACCTGTCGCGGTCACTATTTCCCGCTGATGCATTTGTCGTCTGCCGGAAGGGTTTCTCTTGATCCCGTGTGGGGGGAAACGTACCTTCGGCCCGTGCCGCCGGCAGGTGCCGGGTGCGCAGCACTCCTCCGTATTCGCTCCCGGGAATCTCGGCTGGACGCATACGGACGCCCAAAACCACCCGAGAACAACCAGAAAGGTCATGCTTGTCGAAGTGATGCTTGATTACGACGCCGTGAAGCGATCGCGCGGCGGAGATTGTGGCGGAACAGATTCGCAAAAAACCCGATAGCGTGATCGGCTTCGCCACCGGGAGCACGCCGCTCGGCCTGTACCAGCGACTGGTGTCGATGCATCGCGATGCCGGCCTCGATTTCTCGAAAGTCACCACGTTCAACCTCGACGAATACATCGGCCTGCTACCGCGTCACGACCAGAGCTACAACCGGTTTATGTGGGAGCATCTGTTCAGCCATATCAATGTGAGTCCGGAACGGGTCTTCATCCCGAACGGCATGGCCGACGATGTCCCGAAATTTTGCGAGTGGTACGAAGAGCAGATCGAACGGGCCGGCGGGATCGACCTGCAGATCCTGGGGATCGGCGCCAACGGGCATCTCGCGTTTAACGAACCCGGCTCCTCGCTGGGGTCGCGGACGCGCATCAAAACGCTGACGGCGGATACCGTGCGGGTGAATGCGCGGTTTTTTCAGAACCTCAACGAAGTCCCGCGTTTCGCGATTACGATGGGCATTGGGACCATCATGGAGTCGCGCCGGCTGTTGCTGCTCGCCAGCGGCGAAGGCAAGGCCGCGGCCATCCAGGCCACGCTCGAAGGCCCCGTCACCGCGATGGTGCCGTCCACGAT from Rhodothermales bacterium carries:
- a CDS encoding sugar phosphate isomerase/epimerase family protein, with protein sequence MPLAVFPKCFLDQLCVTGEMTVDAWLDLAGTLDVDGYEFYWGFTPWQDPAELDRIRRRVEDAGRHIPMMCFSPDYTRPTRAERQEEVAKQRAAIEATARLGGPYCRVLSGQRRPEVSRETGIQWVAECIHEALPDAERHGVTLILENHYKDGYWTHPEFAQKADVFLELVDAIGTHPFFGINYDPSNAIVAGDDPIALLEAVKHRVVTMHASDRY
- a CDS encoding zinc-binding dehydrogenase: MTASMPALVNFAAASGSVALREVPVPTIESEDVLLRVESVGVCGSDLHQWHGTHSWPVNYPCILGHEFGGVIARAGNNVRRFKEGDRVVSETAAVIDLYSPFTRSGLYNLDPSRKGFGYGVDGAMAPYVRVPERCLHAVPDTLPFDKAALTEPCCVAYNAMCMNTRIRPGDIVLVIGPGPIGLLCAAMAKLNGAIVLLAGLAADAHRLGVGRQLGVDEVLTERVLEQVRDRTDGFGADIVVDAAGVSDTLKLAIDAVRPAGQVTKVGWGPKPLGFNLDPLVQKNVTLQGSFSHNWPVWERVIRLLDTGLINLDPVISKVAPLEDWHDCFSHMLDGSYVKAVLKPGL
- a CDS encoding orotidine 5'-phosphate decarboxylase / HUMPS family protein yields the protein MNPVIQISLDLTTIPEALETADLALRAGVDWLEVGTPLIIAEGMNGVRALRERYPDVPIVADLKTMDGGWLEAELMAKAGATHVVVMGVAHAETIELVVKAGRDLGIEVMGDNMCMPDPVEGARILEDLGCDYVIHHIGFDYRTLRRERGLHAPSPLDDLRAIVDAVSVPVQAVGGLTIEQAIRTPEYGAPLVVIGAPLAIDAHAFKTADGDLEGVLREICDRVHAYGDVAVKRKG
- a CDS encoding PAS domain S-box protein; the encoded protein is MEYIDALDTALVPPLDDAKTSTLRIQLAVIKAERDALAERCDFLEQMVDRKLNMRGGLWRAIVDSVPTALAITDAHFRIILCNPGFSALFGPDEAAVRGAVFSKFMNDGELFNEAEAVGRGTRHTVWSLRRKDDTLFLGAVQCTPLYDPEQALLGFLITVRDLTEEESAGASQPAQQPALPFLNDRSPVLMFAVDADARVVSASDAWLEKLGCKREEVIGQLASNYLTRASRLYLAEALKSRLKEEALWKNVETQFVKKTGEVIDVVLCATRESQPPDRDDRIVFVLQDITEQKRAEQALMARTLEFETLTDYIPVQIFRMDRQYRYLFVNRALLEASSATPELFIGKTVDERGFPPAIAERWKQQMELVFNGGEALEFEFDYATPKGHRFFRTLIVPEKKLQGRVRTIIGIMRDVTEERRASEQLKQSEANLKLAQELAQLGSYDVDLADPSSNYMSEEIYRIVGVDPEQEELTTDRFLKQLVYRPDRHLVSRAIRQAVATGSYFQLEYRIVRLDGSIRHVQSRGTVITDTLRGTRRLVGTLLDITERVEAEKTTLNIKEKLLYQQEHARALAEEELEKVKDELVRKTRLAAVGQVAASIAHELRNPLGAIRNAAFMMERRSNTLDRRLVEYLEIIQRASSIGGQIISDLLNMTRNKPPSKKHLDLCHEVQTARDRFAEYPRIRFVDAIGRQPYPLLADPGQLQQVLQNLFTNAVEAMDGEGTIVISAEQADGMDRIVICDEGPGISDEMKSLIFEPLFTTKASGTGLGLSICKQIIEQHGGQIIVDTDGRCGSRFIVCLPCLAIQPSHSFTEFESSHA
- a CDS encoding response regulator codes for the protein MPEKSTASVAHSPRILIVEDNEAQRRLLRDIITEEGFDAVSYELAGLALEAVRPDTYAVAVVDIRLPDMDGIEVVRQLHQIDDKIRIIVHTGFGTFESARDAVNYGAFAYVEKLGDPRVLIGHIHRGIKEWMGDALEASQERFRSVLDAVPDLLFILDMNGRCLEAFVPENTSELWPAFPQAGLHVTDGLSEEDWLRWSKVMGDAIASGTPQTIDYETSVNGVAQWYSARVVRMRVGREDCTLWVSRNVSVKKQAEIELISAKEKAEEMNRLTSAFLTSMSHEIRTPLTSILGFASLIAEEVDEEQRELAQLIRSSGKRLLDTLNSVLDLSLLEAGKFELAFNEVELCAEVREKVKLLQPIAMEKGLTLTFAAPNGTCKSRLDRSCLDRILNNLIGNALKFTHEGTVQVEVHPAGDEVELRIRDTGIGISPNFKPYLFEEFKQESSGLARLYEGSGIGLAITKRLVDMMDGRVEVDSEKGRGTTFRLYFPVIQDTRPARRLAAPVEKHALAQAVMGSKVLFVEDDPNAQRFLKLLLQKQLDLEVAPDEEMALTLARRRQYDLVFLDINLGKKRTGVDVMRSLRELPGYVHTPIIAMTAYALPQDRQRFLDERFTDYISKPFTKNQILEVIERLLVTQS
- the nagB gene encoding glucosamine-6-phosphate deaminase — protein: MAEQIRKKPDSVIGFATGSTPLGLYQRLVSMHRDAGLDFSKVTTFNLDEYIGLLPRHDQSYNRFMWEHLFSHINVSPERVFIPNGMADDVPKFCEWYEEQIERAGGIDLQILGIGANGHLAFNEPGSSLGSRTRIKTLTADTVRVNARFFQNLNEVPRFAITMGIGTIMESRRLLLLASGEGKAAAIQATLEGPVTAMVPSTIVQMHRQADVIIDEKAASKLRYKHHHGISEPKAE